GCCCAGGCCGCGCGCCATGTCGGGCAGCTTCTTCGAGCCGAAGAGCAGCACGAGTACCGCGATGATCAGGATCAGATGCCAGGGTTCGAAGGCGTTGCGGAGCATGCGCGCGCTCGCTTTCGTCGGGAGGGGCGGCGGACGTTCTGTCCAGTATCACCCCAACGGTCCGGCCGTCCGGTCCCGGGGCCCCCCGGGGCCGGACGGCCCCCGGCGTGCCTACCAGCTCGCCTTGCGGACCCCCGGCAGGTGGCCCGCGTGCGCCTGTTCGCGCAGCCGTACGCGGGACAGGCCGAAGGCGCGGAAGTGGCCGCGCGGGCGCCCGTCGATGCTGTCGCGGTTGCGCACCCGGGTGGCACTGGCGTCCCGCGGCTGCCGGGAGAGCTCGCGCCGGGCGGCGGTGCGCTCCTCCTCGGGGGTGTGCGAGCTGCGGATGACGGCCTTGAGGACCGCGCGCCGGGCCGCGTAGCGGGCGACGGTCAGCCGGCGCTTCTCGTTCTTGGCGATCTTGCTCTGCTTGGCCATCAGGCCTTCTCCCCTCGTGCGCGGATCCGGGCCACGGCCGCCTCGATCCCGATCGTGTCCACGGTCTTGATGCCCTTGGCGCTCAGCGTGAGCCGGATGTGGCGGCCCTCGCTCTCCAGCCAGTAGCGCTTGCGCTGGATGTTGGGGTCGAAGCGGCGCGGGGTGCGCCGGTGCGAATGGGAGACGGAGTTGCCGAAGCCCGGCGTGCGGCCGGTCAGCTGGCAGTGGGCGGACATGGTGCGGTCCCTTCGGCCGGGGCCCCTGGTGAGAGCCTATTGAAAATGGAAATCATTTCCGTATACTATCCACATGGCCCGTACCGAACTACGCCCGGTCGTCAAGCTCCGGTCCACCGCCGGCACCGGCTACGTGTACGTGACCCGCAAGAACCGCCGTAGCGACCCCGACCGCCTGGAACTGCGCAAGTACGACCCGGTGGCCGGCCGCCATGTGGCTTTCCGAGAGGAGCGCTGAGCGCCGTGAAGCCTGGAATCCACCCCGCCCACGGGCCGGTCGTCTTCCGCGACCGGGCCGCTGACGTCGCCTTTCTGACCCGGTCAACCGCCACCAGCGAGAAGACAGTTGAGTGCGAGGACGGCCGCACCTACCCCGTCATCGACGTCGAGATCTCCTCGGCGAGCCACCCCTTCTACACGGGCACCGCCCGGGTGATGGACACCGCCGGTCGCGTCGAGCGGTTCGAGCGCCGCTACGGCACCCGCGGGGCCCGCTGAGAGAACCGCTCCACGTCGTCCCGGTGGGCGGCCTGCACACGGAGGCGCGGCAGGCAGCCGTCAGCGCACCACCCGCACCTCGTACGCACCATCGCCGGGTCACCCGGGTCAGCGCGCAGCAACAGCGGCAGCTCTCCCGGGCGGATCAAGAACGCCCGGGAGATGGCGCTGCTCCCGTATGCGTCACGGTGACGGCCGCCTCCTGGTGACGGGTGCCGTCCGGTGCCGGGTGCCGTCCGGCGAGGGCGGGAGGAGGTCCCCTGCGGATGACGCGCAGGGGACCTCCTGGTGTGTACGGGGCGGGGCGCCCTCCCCGGCGCCCGCGCGTCGGCCGGACGCTCGCCCCCCGGAACCCACAGAGCGTGGCGCACGTCTCTTCCCCGGCCGTGAAGGCTTCGGGCCTGTGATCCGTACCAGGTAAGGGGCGCACCTGAGCAGGGGCGACGAGCGGAAGCCGGTCGCGGGAGAGCGGCCGGCCCGGGTGCTCGACGAGCTGTGACGGCCTCTGCACCGGCTGTCGTGCACGTGCATCTGCGCATGCATCCGCATGAGAACGCGGCTATGCTCCCGGGCAGTTGACACCATTTATCACCGGGAGACCCCTGTGCTCCACGCATACAACGGCATGGCCGCCACAGATCTCCGTGATGTGGCATGGCAGAAGAGCAGGCACAGCAACTCCCAGGGCTCCTGCGTGGAGTTCGCCAAGCTGCCCGGGGGTGACATCGCCGTACGCAACTCCCGCTTCCCGGACGGTCCCGCGCTCGTCTACACGCCGGCCGAGGTCCGGGCGATGCTCCTCGGCATCAAGGACGGGGAGTTCGACCATCTCGTACGGGACTGAGCGCCCGTGGGGTCCCGGCGGTCGCAGGGGGTCTCTCCCCGCACACGGCAACCGGGCGCCCGTACGTGACGGTGCGCCCGGTGTGCGGGAAGCGGCTACGGCAGCCGGAAGAGAGCCCACACGATCTTGCCGTGCGCGGCACCGGCCAGCGGATGCCAGCCCCAGCTGTCGCTGAAGGAGTCCACGAGATACAGCCCGCGACCCGACTCCGCGGCGGAATCCGCTTCCCCGGCGACCGGTGAGTCATCGCTCGGGTCCCGTACGGCACAGATCAGCCGGGAGGACCAGCGCATCAGATGCAGCCGGGCGGGCGGGGTGGCGTCGTGGTGCTCCGGGGCGGCCAGGATCGCGTGCCGCAGGGCATTGGTGACGAGTTCGGAGACCACGAGGGCGACCGAGTCGAAGAGATCGTCCAGATCCCAGCCCTGCAGGGTCTCGCGAGTGAACGCACGTGCACTGCGCACCGATTCATAGCGCGGCGGGAGCGTGCGGGACGCCGATCCGGAGACAGCCATGGGGTCGACGGGAGGAAAGCCCTGCCATAACGGCTCGAGCATGGTCAAAACCTTGGTCCCCATGCGAGGCACTCCTGGCGTTCGCGGACGTCATGACCCTGGCCGGTCAGCCGGATCTGGCGGATCTTTCACGAGCGTGCATGCGTGCGACGCCTATGGTTCCCAATGCGCGGGACAGATGCAAGGGCAGATGCACGTGCACGTGCCGTGATTGCGCCATCCCGGATGGTTTTCCTCCGGATTCTTCCCGTCAGTTCGTGTGGAGGGGTTGCGGGGGCCTCACACATCAGTAACCGGATGAGCACTCAACGAAGCCCGAACGTGGCAGACTGCGGCCCACTGTTGGACGGGGTGGGGTCACAGGAGGGTCTGAGAGGTGTCCGCAAGTGAGTCGAGCGGGTCGGTGGTGCGGCGGATCCTGCTCGGGTCGCAGCTCCGTCGGCTGCGTGAATCGCGCGGGATAACCCGTGAGGCGGCCGGCTACTCGATCCGTGCGTCCGAATCGAAGATCAGCCGCATGGAGTTGGGCCGCGTGAGCTTCAAGGCACGGGATGTGGAGGACCTGCTCACGCTGTACGGGGTCGGTGACGCCCAGGAGCGCGAGTCGCTGCTGTCCCTGGCGCGCGAGGCGAATGTGGCCGGCTGGTGGCACAGCTACACCGATGTGCTGCCCGGCTGGTTCCAGACGTATGTGGGTCTGGAAGGCGCCACTTCGCTCCTCAGGGTCTACGAAGTCCAGTTCGTGCACGGGCTGTTGCAGACGGAGAGCTATGCGCAGGCCGTCGTCAGACGGGGCATGCCGGATGCCGGGCCCGCCGAGATCGAGCGCCGGGTCGCGCTGCGCATGGAGCGGCAGAAGCTGCTGGTGACCGAGCGGTCGGCGCAGTTCCACTGTGTCCTGGACGAGGCCGCGCTGCGCCGCCCGTACGGCGAACGGTCCGTGATGCGCGAGCAGGTGAAGCATCTGATCGAGGTGTCCGAGAGACCGAATGTGCGGCTCCAGGTGATGCCCTTCAGTCTGGGAGGGCATGCGGGCGAGAGCGGCGCTTTCACGATGCTCGGCTTCCAGGAGTCCGGTCTGCCGGACGTCGTCTATCTGGAGCAGCTGACGAGTGCGCTCTATGTGGACAAGCCCGAAGAGGTGGCCCAATACGCCAGGGTGATGGACCGCCTCCAGGAGGAGGGGCCGAATCCGGCCGAGACCCGGGACCTGCTGCGCGGGCTGCTCCAACTGATGTGACGCGTCGGTAGGATGGCGCACCATCAGGAGTCAGCACCCCCCAATGCGGCGCCCTGAGCGCCCTGTTCTCCAGATCGGGATGGCATGTCCTACTTCGACGAGTTGGCGTATCAGTTCATCGACGGCGAGTGGCGGGCCGGCAGCGGTTCGTGGGACATCGTCGACTTCAATCCCTATAACGGGGAGAAGCTGACCTCCATACCCGTCGCCACGGTCGAGGAGATCGACCAGGCCTACCGTGCCGCCGAGCGCGCACAGCGGGAGTGGGGCGCCACCAATCCGTACACCCGGCGGACCGTCTTCGAGCGGGTGCTGCGGATCATCGACGACCGTGAGGCGGAGCTGGCCGAGACGATCGCCGCTGAGGTCGGCGGCACGCTCGTCAAGGTGGGCTTCGAGCTGCATCTGGCCAGGGAGTTCCTGCGCGAGGCGATCCAGCTGGCACTGCGCGCCGAGGGTCGCATCCTGGCCTCGCCGATCGACGGCAAGGAGAACCGCCTCTACCGGCTGCCGGTCGGTGTCGTCGGCGTCATCAGCCCCTTCAACTTCCCCTTCCTGCTCTCCCTCAAGTCCGTCGCGCCGGCCCTTGCGCTCGGCAATGCGGTCGTCCTCAAGCCGCACCAGAACACCCCGGTGTGCGGTGGCGGTCTGGTCGCCAAGATCTTCGAGGAGGCGGGGCTGCCGGCGGGGGTGCTCAACGTCGTGGTCACCGATATCGCCGAGATCGGCGATGCGCTCATCGAGCACCCGGTGCCCAAGACCATCTCCTTCACCGGCTCCGAGAAGGTCGGACGGCATGTCGCCACGGTCGCCGCGTCCCACTTCAAGCACTCCGTGCTGGAGCTGGGCGGCAACAGCGCACTGGTCGTGCTCGACGACGCCGATGTCGACTACGCGGTGGACGCGGCCGTCTTCAGCCGCTTCGTCCACCAGGGCCAGGTCTGCATGGCCGCCAACCGCGTGCTCGTGGACCGCGCCGTGGAGCAGGAGTTCACCGAGAAGTTCGTGGCCAGGGTCGCGGCCCTGAAGGTGGGCGACCCCACCGACCCGCAGACCCACATCGGTCCGCTGATCAACGAGGGGCAGGCCGAGGCGATCACCTCGCTGGTGGACCGCGCGGTC
This portion of the Streptomyces sp. 2114.4 genome encodes:
- the tatA gene encoding Sec-independent protein translocase subunit TatA, yielding MLRNAFEPWHLILIIAVLVLLFGSKKLPDMARGLGRSMRILKAEAKTLKADEPDATPRPEAAARH
- the rpsN gene encoding 30S ribosomal protein S14, coding for MAKQSKIAKNEKRRLTVARYAARRAVLKAVIRSSHTPEEERTAARRELSRQPRDASATRVRNRDSIDGRPRGHFRAFGLSRVRLREQAHAGHLPGVRKASW
- the rpmB gene encoding 50S ribosomal protein L28; the protein is MSAHCQLTGRTPGFGNSVSHSHRRTPRRFDPNIQRKRYWLESEGRHIRLTLSAKGIKTVDTIGIEAAVARIRARGEKA
- the rpmG gene encoding 50S ribosomal protein L33 produces the protein MARTELRPVVKLRSTAGTGYVYVTRKNRRSDPDRLELRKYDPVAGRHVAFREER
- a CDS encoding type B 50S ribosomal protein L31; this translates as MKPGIHPAHGPVVFRDRAADVAFLTRSTATSEKTVECEDGRTYPVIDVEISSASHPFYTGTARVMDTAGRVERFERRYGTRGAR
- a CDS encoding DUF397 domain-containing protein, with protein sequence MLHAYNGMAATDLRDVAWQKSRHSNSQGSCVEFAKLPGGDIAVRNSRFPDGPALVYTPAEVRAMLLGIKDGEFDHLVRD
- a CDS encoding ATP-binding protein — translated: MGTKVLTMLEPLWQGFPPVDPMAVSGSASRTLPPRYESVRSARAFTRETLQGWDLDDLFDSVALVVSELVTNALRHAILAAPEHHDATPPARLHLMRWSSRLICAVRDPSDDSPVAGEADSAAESGRGLYLVDSFSDSWGWHPLAGAAHGKIVWALFRLP
- a CDS encoding helix-turn-helix transcriptional regulator; translated protein: MSASESSGSVVRRILLGSQLRRLRESRGITREAAGYSIRASESKISRMELGRVSFKARDVEDLLTLYGVGDAQERESLLSLAREANVAGWWHSYTDVLPGWFQTYVGLEGATSLLRVYEVQFVHGLLQTESYAQAVVRRGMPDAGPAEIERRVALRMERQKLLVTERSAQFHCVLDEAALRRPYGERSVMREQVKHLIEVSERPNVRLQVMPFSLGGHAGESGAFTMLGFQESGLPDVVYLEQLTSALYVDKPEEVAQYARVMDRLQEEGPNPAETRDLLRGLLQLM
- a CDS encoding aldehyde dehydrogenase family protein, whose protein sequence is MSYFDELAYQFIDGEWRAGSGSWDIVDFNPYNGEKLTSIPVATVEEIDQAYRAAERAQREWGATNPYTRRTVFERVLRIIDDREAELAETIAAEVGGTLVKVGFELHLAREFLREAIQLALRAEGRILASPIDGKENRLYRLPVGVVGVISPFNFPFLLSLKSVAPALALGNAVVLKPHQNTPVCGGGLVAKIFEEAGLPAGVLNVVVTDIAEIGDALIEHPVPKTISFTGSEKVGRHVATVAASHFKHSVLELGGNSALVVLDDADVDYAVDAAVFSRFVHQGQVCMAANRVLVDRAVEQEFTEKFVARVAALKVGDPTDPQTHIGPLINEGQAEAITSLVDRAVADGASALLHGETRGTLVAPSVLSGLPEDSPLLQQEIFGPVVVLVPFDGDDEAVRLTNTTPYGLSGAVHTADIERGVRFAKRIETGMFHVNDATVHDEPIVPFGGAKSSGVGRLNGDAMVEAFTTTKWISIQHGRSQFPF